Proteins encoded together in one Drosophila albomicans strain 15112-1751.03 chromosome 2R, ASM965048v2, whole genome shotgun sequence window:
- the LOC117576747 gene encoding insulin-like receptor — MPYFLYDVGDEDAMMVTSATTTTTTKMLTSLSESATSTTAKQAGSASASHDNICVLCRRVFPATCCSSQRATCSNNSNSSSSYADINCSLCRSRDDATFPNKLASAQHCGCQHQQQQRWQQHRHKCQPLVANDTQHAPYSYRAAALLTAATQDERNFGNSSSSSSSNSTNDNNQKETANCHCNCNCNSYRNNPRQNINTNNSNKWIINIFLLTEQLQKWLLYCGQLLARHRRHQTGCHQRPTGRLQKQQHYNVASQRWRQQSIALTLITLLTLQTATTMAQQEQPQQQQQYSRSSFAHRLERHSRSPNTIDDNINRSSRDNSIANSNSNSTLIDKYRNNMRLARPETYCKSMDLRNTPALLNSLENCTIVEGFLLITLMDIANYTTSFPLLTEITGYLVFYRMSHLYSLSQLFPNLSVIRGNVRFESYALVVYSNPDLEDLSLTNLRAITNGGVRIEKNPKLCFVTTVNWDKILSLNATKDAVVLKNNNNELECLRCPGENSIIAQSDAPECRYGSDNKSYCWNSHACQIICPPECPHNCMDRNTCCNENCIGSCTAPGVTGACTACRHVSIHNEICSDKCEEGTYVYEQRCITAEMCDKIGKKYVDNKELDVIRDKGRCTTICDADSYPDPKTHSCVKCNGPCEKRCDGIMIDSALRAKELQGCTIIDKHGLVITIKRGGPHILEELEAGLGRIHTINTYLKIHLTYELPSLSFFKNLREIKGQKTIDDRYALYVLENRDLEGIWAENQNVSINGSIFFHFNPKLCLDKIDALKPFLPGKPETFNKNEVAEDSNGDKGICNTLSFNVSLAMLSSTYIRFEMNSSDVKYDDDRSFIGYQFYHTIDPYGNETIDSYVPCSNKWIVSEPTRETLIQINGLKPFTNYAFYVRTKTISSEKRNYQSEIIRYKTSPSQPSKVSELSAISLNASQILVKWKPPLLPNGKLNRYIVSVRHTRVEGLIEHLRNYCKEPVPNAVTNDTYESAKIEIKMNVNEKNCTCDKSQIPEYNVENEEKKVRDSIAFENSVQNFVYVRKKSNPAPTTNATRRRRYIEIDDMDDIEIEEMDDNDFDVDERQMESVMSRHVRSINLQQQQQQLKKNGIPNQNGNNTSNSSITDAKTWDPFRTYITSHWTQVGANTTEFLFNDLQHFSYYIVSVMACREPDHDNPIIDSLNDPCSEEVTLDKRVLKLDNVDKAYNLTGELVGTNVNTTRGSVKLSWKPPERPNGAIVSYTIFYERQEQNAVEEKRCISGREYVNQSGYVVNNLSEGKYGFQIRANSLAGEGIRTETFYVVVPPPGISVLSLVLYCVGATLMLVLLSASIYMYYIYSRRKLPQDLYINTEVNPFYASLQYVPDDWEVPRERVLQLGSLGQGSFGMVYEGILKGQNLGDPDTPCAIKTVNENATDRERTNFLSEASVMKEFDTYHVVHLLGVCSRGQPALVVMELMKKGDLKSYLRLHRPDEREDVRAAYQQRIGLTNSSGATLSVEPPPPYSRIYQMAIEIADGMAYLAAKKFVHRDLAARNCMVANDLTVKIGDFGMTRDIYETDYYRKGTKGLLPVRWMPPESLRDGVYASSSDVFSYGVVLWEMATLASQPYQGLSNEQVLRFVIDGGIMERPDNCPEVLHRLMHKCWRHRPTARPSFLDIIAYLEDLSEPRFKDVAFYYSESGVQYREKERKERSTQLDVFADADAQLDAIHVDGDEGPTPMRAGDYPGYKTNRGEHNTSLDQPAESPIAMVDDQATTHSPFSMHSAFIVSSTPDALSTMPTAGGSHMEDAAYVQADVDPDAEANVALTADAERGYELYDPSPNFVELPHSGSGRLSGEQHLLPKAKRGGGVGSIVPNMSSSMPDEMIGNVGNAAGPGGGIISTSLQPSTASAASSNASSSRNPSLKRAAADMFRNRVGYGILSRFNHKRSGSNVSHKSNISNAPSNSSNTNLTSHPSGMAMVSMGPNLGTIESGGSGSAGSYTGTPRFYTPTATTPSGGGGGNGSTTIISDNPNYKLLDESLNSGMVDNAHAWPPQLTTSSLNPNYESTTAAMISDNPSYVMMNEPQAAIYTSDNPNYAPLLANRQVQPSSSDDDEHDDDDEDDDDEEEDEHTEHIKMERMPLSRPKQQRARFIKQQQQQQPRSRSVSQTRRGETQSLTPTLTPTQTSLTTPTARASAATTGNSSNILKENWLRQTPTPRPPPPNGFIGREA; from the exons atGCCTTACTTTTTATATGATGTTGGTGATGAAGATGCGATGATGGTgacatcagcaacaacgacgacgacgacgaagatgCTAACTTCATTATCAGAAAgcgcaacatcaacaacagcaaaacaagcAGGATCCGCATCAGCATCGCATGACAACATTTGTGTGTTATGCCGGCGTGTTTTcccagcaacatgttgctccAGTCAACGAGCAacatgcagcaacaacagcaacagcagcagttccTATGCAGACATTAACTGCAGTCTATGCAGAAGCAGAGACGACGCAACATTCCCCAACAAGCTCGCGTCGGCGCAACATTGTGGCTgtcaacatcagcaacaacaacgatggcaACAACATCGGCACAAATGCCAGCCACTTGTTGCCAACGACACGCAACATGCACCGTATAGCTATCGAGCAGCAGCATtattaacagcagcaacacaagaTGAACGAAATTTTGGgaatagtagtagtagtagtagtagtaataGTACAAATGACAATAACCAAAAAGAAACAGCCAATtgccactgcaactgcaactgcaacagctaCAGAAACAATCCGcgacaaaatattaatacaaataacagcaacaagtgGATCATCAACATTTTCTTGCTGACGGAGCAGTTGCAAAAGTGGCTGCTTTATTGTGGTCAACTACTCGCCAGACACCGACGACACCAGACAGGATGTCATCAGAGGCCAACAGGACGTTTACAGAAACAACAGCATTATAATGTGGCATCACAACGTTGGCGACAACAGAGCATTGCACTGACGCTTATAACGTTGCTAACATtacagacagcaacaacaatggcacagcaagagcaaccacaacaacaacaacagtactCGAGAAGTTCGTTTGCGCACAGGCTGGAAAGACATTCGCGCAGTCCCAATACGATTGATGACAACAttaacagaagcagcagagaTAACAGCATTgctaacagtaacagtaacagcacTCTCATTGACAAGTACAGAAACAACATGCGATTGGCGAGACCCGAAACTT ACTGCAAATCGATGGATTTGCGAAACACTCCAGCTCTACTTAATTCATTAGAAAACTGTACGATAGTTGAGGGATTTTTGCTGATAACGTTAATGGATATAGCTAATTACACCACCTCGTTTCCTTTGCTCACCGAGATCACGGGCTATCTTGTCTTTTATCGCATGAGTCATCTCTATTCGCTTTCTCAACTGTTTCCCAATTTGAGCGTTATACGTGGCAATGTGCGATTCGAAAGTTATGCCCTCGTTGTCTATTCAAATCCCGATTTGGAGGACCTTAGCTTAACCAATTTGCGTGCCATTACCAATGGCGGTGTACGAATTGAGAAGAATCCCAAACTCTGCTTTGTCACCACGGTCAATTGGGATAAGATATTATCGTTGAATGCCACCAAAGATGCTGTTGTCctcaagaataacaacaacgaactcGAGTGTCTTCGATGTCCCGGCGAGAATTCTATTATCGCCCAAAGCGATGCTCCCGAATGTCGTTATGGCAGCGACAATAAGAGTTACTGTTGGAACAGTCACGCTTGCCAAATAA TTTGTCCGCCGGAATGTCCTCACAATTGCATGGATCGCAACACTTGCTGCAACGAAAACTGTATTGGAAGTTGCACAGCGCCTGGTGTCACTGGAGCTTGCACCGCCTGTCGCCATGTCTCCATTCACAATGAAATCTGCTCGGATAAGTGCGAGGAAGGAACCTATGTG TACGAGCAACGTTGCATTACGGCGGAGATGTGCGACAAAATCGGCAAAAAGTACGTGGATAACAAGGAATTGGATGTGATACGCGACAAAGGCAGGTGTACAACGATCTGTGATGCAGATTCTTACCCGGATCCAAAAACGCACTCGTGCGTTAAATGCAATGGACCATGTGAAAAACGCTGTGATGGCATAATGATTGATAGCGCATTGCGAGCCAAGGAATTACAGGGTTGTACCATCATCGACAAACACGGATTGGTTATAACCATCAAGCGTGGCGGAC CTCACATTTTAGAGGAGTTGGAAGCTGGTTTGGGCAGAATACATACGATCAACACATACCTGAAGATCCATTTGACCTATGAACTTCCTTCGCTGTCATTTTTCAAAAACTTACGCGAAATCAAAGGCCAGAAAACTATTGATGATCGTTATGCGCTCTACGTGCTGGAGAATCGTGATCTGGAGGGCATTTGGGCAGAGAATCAAAACGTGTCCATCAATGGCAGCATTTTCTTCCATTTCAATCCGAAACTCTGTCTGGATAAGATTGACGCACTGAAACCATTTTTACCCGGCAAACCGGAAACGTTCAACAAGAATGAGGTGGCTGAGGATTCCAATGGTGACAAGGGCATAT GCAATACGTTATCCTTCAACGTGAGTCTCGCAATGTTGTCCAGCACATATATTAGATTCGAAATGAATAGCTCTGATGTGAAATACGATGATGACAGATCGTTCATTGGTTATCAATTCTATCACACGATCGATCCTTATGGCAATGAGACCATCGATTCCTATGTGCCATGCTCGAATAA ATGGATTGTATCGGAGCCAACGAGAGAGACTCTCATTCAAATAAACGGACTAAAGCCCTTCACCAATTATGCATTCTATGTGCGTACCAAGACAATTTCATCGGAGAAACGCAACTATCAAAGCGAGATAATACGTTACAAAACAAGCCCATCTCAGCCATCGAAAGTGTCTGAACTAAGCGCAATTTCGCTCAACGCTTCTCAGATT CTGGTTAAATGGAAACCTCCATTACTCCCAAATGGCAAGTTAAACCGATATATTGTGAGCGTGAGGCACACTCGCGTTGAAGGTCTCATTGAACATCTTCGCAACTATTGCAAAGAAC CTGTGCCAAATGCGGTCACCAATGACACATATGAATCGGCCAAAATCGAGATTaaaatgaatgtgaatgagAAGAACTGCACTTGCGATAAAAGTCAAATTCCCGAATATAATGTggaaaatgaagaaaagaaAGTAAGGGATTCCATTGCTTTCGAAAATAGTGTCCAAAACTTTGTCTACGTGCGAAAGAAATCAAACCCAGCTCCAACCACGAATGCGACACGCCGGCGAAGATATATTGAAATCGATGATATGGATGACATCGAAATCGAGGAGATGGATGACAATGATTTCGATGTGGATGAAAGGCAAATGGAGAGTGTTATGTCGCGTCATGTGCGCTCGATTAatctacagcaacagcaacagcaactaaagAAAAATGGCATTCCAAATCAAAATGGTAACAACACATCGAACAGCTCCATAACTGATGCCAAAACGTGGGATCCCTTCCGCACATATATCACAAGCCACTGGACCCAAGTAGGTGCAAACACGACCGAGTTTCTATTCAACGATCTGCAACACTTTTCATACTACATTGTTTCGGTGATGGCATGTCGAGAGCCAGACCATGACAACCCGATTATCGACTCGCTCAACGATCCGTGCAGCGAAGAGGTTACACTCGATAAGAGAGTCCTAAAGTTAG ATAATGTGGACAAGGCGTACAATCTGACGGGCGAACTTGTCGGCACCAATGTCAACACGACGCGTGGCAGCGTCAAGCTAAGCTGGAAACCACCCGAGCGTCCCAACGGTGCCATTGTCTCGTACACGATCTTCTATGAGCGCCAGGAGCAGAATGCCGTCGAAGAGAAACGCTGCATTTCGGGTAGGGAGTATGTCAATCAGTCCGGCTATGTGGTGAACAATTTGAGTGAGGGCAAATACGGATTTCAGATTCGTGCCAACTCACTGGCCGGCGAGGGAATTCGAACCGAAACCTTTTACGTTGTGGTGCCG CCGCCCGGCATTTCGGTGTTGTCCTTGGTGCTGTACTGCGTGGGCGCCACATTAATGTTAGTCCTGCTATCCGCTAGTATCTACATGTATTACATCTATTCGCGACGCAAATTGCCGCAGGATCTGTACATCAACACGGAGGTGAATCCGTTCTATGCCAGTCTGCAGTATGTGCCCGACGATTGGGAGGTGCCACGCGAACGTGTCCTCCAGCTGGGCTCCCTGGGTCAGGGCTCCTTTGGCATGGTGTACGAGGGCATATTGAAGGGGCAGAATCTTGGGGATCCGGATACGCCGTGTGCCATCAAGACGGTCAACGAGAATGCCACCGATCGCGAACGCACCAATTTCCTAAGCGAAGCGAGTGTCATGAAGGAGTTCGACACGTATCATGTCGTCCATCTGCTGGGCGTATGCTCTCGGGGCCAGCCCGCTTTGGTCGTCATGGAGCTGATGAAGAAGGGCGATCTCAAGTCGTATCTGCGTCTGCATCGGCCCGACGAACGTGAGGATGTGCGTGCCGCGTATCAGCAGCGCATTGGCCTCACCAACTCCAGTGGCGCCACCTTGAGCGTGGAGCCACCGCCGCCCTATAGTCGCATCTATCAGATGGCCATCGAGATTGCCGATGGCATGGCCTATTTGGCAGCGAAGAAGTTTGTGCATCGCGATCTCGCGGCACGCAACTGTATGGTGGCCAACGATTTGACCGTGAAGATCGGTGATTTTGGCATGACCCGCGACATCTACGAGACGGATTACTATCGCAAGGGGACCAAGGGTTTGTTGCCGGTGCGCTGGATGCCGCCGGAGAGTTTGCGCGATGGTGTCTATGCCAGTTCTAGCGATGTCTTCAGCTATGGCGTGGTGCTCTGGGAAATGGCAACGCTTGCCTCACAACCCTATCAGGGACTGTCCAATGAGCAGGTGCTGCGCTTTGTTATCGATGGCGGCATCATGGAACGGCCCGACAACTGTCCCGAGGTGCTCCACCGGCTGATGCACAAGTGCTGGCGTCACAGGCCAACGGCACGGCCGTCGTTCCTCGACATCATTGCGTATCTGGAGGATCTGTCGGAGCCGCGCTTCAAGGATGTGGCTTTCTACTACAGCGAATCGGGTGTGCAGTATCGCGAAAAGGAGCGAAAGGAGCGTTCTACGCAGCTCGATGTCTTTGCGGACGCCGATGCTCAACTCGATGCTATACACGTCGATGGGGATGAGGGACCGACGCCGATGCGTGCCGGCGACTATCCGGGCTACAAAACGAATCGGGGCGAGCATAACACTTCGTTGGATCAACCAGCGGAGAGTCCCATTGCCATGGTCGATGATCAGGCCACCACACACTCGCCCTTCAGCATGCACTCGGCCTTCATTGTGAGCAGCACTCCAGATGCGTTGTCCACCATGCCCACGGCAGGAGGTTCGCACATGGAGGATGCGGCCTATGTGCAGGCGGATGTGGACCCGGATGCAGAAGCGAATGTGGCACTCACAGCGGATGCGGAACGTGGCTACGAACTGTACGATCCCAGTCCCAATTTTGTCGAGTTGCCACACAGCGGCAGCGGTCGCTTGAGTGGCGAACAACATCTGCTGCCCAAGGCGAAACGTGGCGGCGGCGTTGGTAGCATTGTGCCCAACATGAGCTCATCGATGCCCGACGAGATGATTGGCAACGTGGGCAATGCCGCTGGGCCTGGGGGTGGGATCATCTCCACCTCATTGCAACCCTCAACGGCCTCGGCGGCCAGCTCGAATGCCAGCAGCAGTCGTAATCCCAGCCTGAAGCGTGCTGCGGCGGACATGTTTCGCAATCGCGTTGGCTACGGCATTCTCAGTCGGTTCAATCATAAGCGAAGCGGCAGCAATGTCAGCCACAAGAGCAACATCTCGAATGcgcccagcaacagcagcaacacgaaTCTAACCAGCCATCCGTCGGGCATGGCCATGGTCAGCATGGGACCCAATCTGGGGACCATCGAGAGTGGTGGCAGCGGCAGTGCGGGCAGCTACACGGGCACGCCCCGTTTCTATACGCCCACAGCAACAACGCCCAGCGGAGGCGGGGGTGGCAATGGCAGCACCACCATCATCAGCGATAATCCCAACTACAAGTTGCTGGATGAATCGCTAAACAGCGGCATGGTGGATAACGCCCACGCCTGGCCACCGCAACTCACCACGAGCAGTTTGAATCCCAATTACGAGTCGACTACGGCAGCCATGATTAGCGATAATCCCAGCTATGTGATGATGAACGAACCACAGGCGGCCATCTATACCAGCGACAATCCCAACTACGCACCGTTGTTGGCCAATCGGCAAGTGCAGCCGAGCAGTTCCGATGACGACGAACACGACGACGA tgacgaagacgacgacgacgaagaagaGGACGAGCATACTGAGCACATCAAAATGGAGCGTATGCCGCTCAGTCGACCAAAGCAGCAGCGAGCACGCTtcatcaaacaacaacaacagcagcagccgcgcAGTCGCAGCGTAAGTCAAACGCGCAGAGGAGAGACACAATCGCTGACGCCGACGTTGACGCCGACGCAGACGTCGTTGACGACGCCAACGGCGAGAGCGAGCGCCGCAACCACCGGCAATTCGTCCAACATACTCAAGGAAAATTGGCTGAGGCAAACGCCAACGCCGCGACCTCCGCCGCCAAATGGTTTCATAGGACGCGAAGCGTAA